The Aptenodytes patagonicus chromosome 18, bAptPat1.pri.cur, whole genome shotgun sequence genome includes the window ATAACAGCGAGTGCACTCCCCCTGTTGGTCGTCGGGGAAAGACAATCCCTTAAAACCTGCCCTGttaaaaaatgtcactttctATACTTGCTGGTGGAAATATGCTAACAGAATTGCTATACAGTgtcatttttgtctctttctgtgtATCATCTGCTGAAAAGCTGCATATACACAATATGTTGCCAAATACACAAAGTgggctgaaaaagaaatgcttttcttcctcaGGTAGAGAATTTTGAAGCCATTGGTTTTAACTCTAGTAGtcaaaaaagaaaactagaaacatatggtttggggttttgtcaACAGAGAGAGTTTGGTAAGTAGATGGATCTTTTAGATAGGATGACACAGTTGTCTTGCCTTCACAGATCTCTTTCTTGGGAGGGCTGGCATTCAACGAGGGAGTGAACTGGTTAATAAAAAATGTAATCCGGGAGCCTCGGCCCTGCGAAGGTATGGTATGGCCCATTGGTGTCACGGTGTCGGTTGAGTTTTGAGTGGAATGCTAACTGTGGGGGGTTAGAGggtattttcccctttgcctcATGTTGGCTTTGGATGTTTGGGTGTAAGAAGGCTGGCAGAGCCATCTGAGCAGAGACGTGTCCTGTGAACTCATGTGCACATACTCCAGCAGAGTGGTCTGGCTTCACATCTGGAACGTTCCAGCTGCTATGTACAGAGTAGACCTTGACCAtactctttcttcttctcttcccagAAGCCCATTCAACAGTGACCACAAAATATGGGATGCCGTCCAGCCACTCCCAATTCATGTGGTTTTTCTCTGTCTAttcctttctgttcctttatttaaGGTAAAAATTCAATGTCAGGTTTTGGCTGTTAATATGTTGAAACACCTCAAATAGATGGCTCCCTTACTGTGTGCCACCCAAGTGGCATAATGGAATTAAATCTGAGGAACTGCACAATTTTCTGTGGCTAGGGTGGATGAAGCATGTCTGTCTCAATCTGAACGTAGGACTGTAGTTACCATTGCTGAAAACTGAAGGGTACGGGTGGGCCTCCTATGCCTATCTGGGTACAGGTCTCCCGATTTGCTTTTTCTAAGCCATGATGATCCACCAGTGTGAGGGAAGAGGGGGGGAatagggaggaggaaagaagagctgCTTTCTCATGTGTCTACTCAGTTTTGTCAGTGGGGTTGTCTGCAATCTTTTAGGTAATACCTGTTGCCCACTTGCATGACCTTTTAGTTCATCTCCCTTACCAAGTACTGGTTTTAcatgctgtgctgtgcttttCTGAAATTCTCGCTGGGGCATGGCTCTGTCTTGTGGCTCCACATGTGGAGAAAGACAAAACTCACAGTTCCTCCTAGCTTTGTGGACGATGGAGGGACTCTGACGTCTTGGCTCCCTGTTGCATATGCTCAGCATGTGCCTTTCGCATCAGTTGCAGTAATTGTGAGCATTCTGCCTTCCATCACAGCAATCCCTGTTAACAGTTGGAGAGAGAGAAGTATGGCTTTCTGGGTTCTCTTTAACTCCTGCCAGTGGGACAGATTGCTGCTGGGATGGTGTCGAGCTGTCCATGACCCCACTGGAGTAGAGCTTTCCTAGGGTTTCAGAGATAGTGAGAACAGAGATAAGGACTGCTCAGCTCCCTGCCACTGTGCTAATGGCTCTCCATCTCTTTCAGAATGCACCAAACAAACAATGCGAGGTTTCTGGATTTACTATGGCGACATGTGCTGTCCATCTGCCTCGTCACAGTGGCTTTGCTAGTCTCATATAGTAGGTATGGAGCAATTGTTTGTCTTATGCTCTCATACAGTCCTGTGGCCTTTAACAGCCAGCAGACCTGTCATTCCTTATCCTGCATTTCTGATCTGATTCTTGATGACTGCATTTGTACAAGTCAGAGCTTTGTGGAAGCTGCTGTGTTGCCATGAGACCCTTCAAATAAGCAAACAAAGGTGCTACATGTGTGGTGCTTCATAGAAGCATTTATAAAACCCAAGATCAGTTGAGCTTGTAGCAATTCCCCATCGGCTCCATTGCCATGCTCTAGCCTCACTGCCTCGCCCTCTTTCCAGCACTAATCATGAAAGCATTACACCATGCCTTGGCACACCAGCATCTGCAGCATGTGGATTGCTACAGTTGATCAAACTAATTGTTTTGCTTGAGCGTtagttaataaaaacatttatagCTGTTTGACTTGCAAGATTCAGTTGTATTAAgatgaatgaagaaaatgaaactttgataatgatttttttccctttagtagatttaaaaaaaaaatatatacacacacacatataaagtGAGCTCCAGTGATTGGAAACCAGACAAATTCAGGCTAGAAATAAGGCCGCGTTTTCCACAGGAAAGTAATTACCTGTTGGCACAGTTGACTGTACACTAGAGCTGATTCCTTATTactggttatttttaaaattctgacagGATAATTTCATAAGAGATATATcatctaattaaaaattaatttgaggaAATCCAGTGGGCTGTGCTAGGCAGAGGGTCAGATAAGATGATCTTAATGGCTTTATGATATATGGGTGAAAAGAATTTTGAACGTGACTCGTAGCTCGTGTGCAGGGATAACTCAACAGACCATTAATACAGCTTTCTGAATGGCTGCAATCACAGTAAGCACGCTGTGGTAGTGCAGCCTTTGTGCTGTCACATTTGAGAGCAGCAAAATCATAACAAAAATGGTGTCTATGTTCTTAAAAGCCTTTAagcccagctctggtggcttGGAGGGGTCTTGTCTTGTTACTGGCTTTAGAAAAGTCTCTCATGGGAACCAACGGTAATAGTTCCTCAGCTAATCCAGAGATATATGAAGAAGAATGCGGAGGGTTATTGAGTTAAGCTCAAAGTTTCAGTGCTCTGAGCTGAAACTGCTGTAGCAGGGAAGACAGTTTTTCCcagttttttcccccacttttttgccagctttttaatgaaaaaagtaagATACCTGCTTTTAACATCTGGAGGATAACTTGCTCAGAATGTCTGAGGGTCCAGTGAAACATCAGCCCTTGAGTCATGCCTCCTCTTGTTTTAAAGCTTGTCTGGTGACTCTTCTCTTCCACTGCAGGGTTTATTTGCTTTACCACACCTGGAGCCAAGTCTTATATGGAGGTGTGGCAGGAAGCATTATGGCCATAGCCTGGTTTGCCTTCACACAAGAGATACTAACTCCTCTCTTCCCAAGGATAGCTGCATGGTAAGTCTGTGGAGGTTTTATTCCTGCAAGTCTGCATTTTGTGGATTGCTGTTTTGCTCATTAAATGAGTCCCTTGCAGTGAGCTGGTAACACAGGTATAGTAGAATTCCCTggcaaaagaaaattttcctagTCAATCGGTGTAAAAATTGTACCTTGcatctaaagcaaaacaaacataaagATACTTCAGTCTCTAAAATTTTAGTTGTAGCTGTACAAGCCCTGACTGTAAATGGGCTGCTCAAACTTCTATGAGCTACTGAAGTTACAGATGTTAGAAATGGGAATTCCtgggttttgttcagttttgcatACTGACTGTTGTGTGGCTGTGTAACCTACTCATTCCTACGTTTTGCGTATAGAAAGGATCATATAGCCTTGCCTGATATGGGTAGGGGAGAGAGGAAGTTTAAGCAACTGTTTTTTGTAAAGCCCTACTAAAGTTGTGAGGTGTGGCAGAGTGCTGGAGAAGCTTTTCAAGCAGGACAGACCTTTCGTAATGAAGGTCTAATGACCTAGTGAAATTGCAATACCATTTAAATGTAATATAGTCTGGAAACATTgtataaggaaaggaaaaacaagaggggttttttttttttgattaaatgTAACAAGGAGCTCCTTTCCCAGACTGAAGGGTAATGGAATAGTGATGTTAAGTCTGGAGCAGTGTTtgtgctattctttttttttttttttattttgatcagaATTGTGGTGGAGGAAGTCTaattatttccccttttccaccaCCTTGTCCACTTCCAGGCCAATTTCAGAGTTCTTTTTAATCCGAGATACCAGCCTCATTCCTAACATCCTGTGGTTCGAATACACAGTCACGAGAGCAGAGGCAAGGTAAGTGACCTGAGGGGGGGAAGAGCTGTAGCTGGTTTGACTTGTCAGatgtaattattaatttattttctaatatgTAGATAGCTGCTGTGGGTAGAATAGGGCAGAGTAAAGAAATACCAAGTTGAGGGTTAACCACTGCATCTGGAAGGTGAGTCTGTTGGGGAGTGTGAGATTAAAGAATGTttcatttaaatagaatttcagCTCCCTAGCCCGTGTGTTTTGCAAGCAAGTGTTTATAATCTTGCATCTGCATATGAGCTTGTGCACACTTAAGACATGGTGGATGTTCTAGGACTGTAAAGAGTGGGAAGGACCGATCTCCTTTTAGAGTCTGGTGGGGGCAGCTTTATTTTTGCATGGAGCTAAGCAGGGCCTTACTTTAATCCTCCTATCTTTTGCCTGCTGGTTTGCCACAATACCCTGCGATAGGGCTGGGGCCATCTCTCTCACCCTGCCCTCTGTGTTGCCGTTGCAGAAACAGACAGCGCAAGCTGGGTACGAAGCTCCAGTGACTCGAAGTGTGGGGACCAGAGTGCACGTTTTAACGGAGACAGACAAGAGCAGAGACCTGGGAGCAGCAAGGAGCCTTTTAACAGACGGACCAAAGGAACAGGCAGGGACTATACCCAAAACCTGAAAGCCTTTGCTCTGCTTTAGCAGCTAGCTGGATGCTCCCTGATGCATGTGGGACCGTGCAGGAGTACAAACTCATTTTCAACACAGATGCACATTGCTGGTTGGAATGTACCATCATGTCTACgtcaggggaggggggagaaaatgCCTGGTGTCATGTTCGGGGGAGGGAAAACCAAAAATGAATcctttctgtgactttttttttccagcatgaaaTATAcacactatttatttatttttttaaatggaactaTTGTTTTTTGGGGTGGGTGAGGCATTgattgtgtgttttgtttttgctttttgttttgggtttttgtttttggaaGAAGATGACCAAACTAATCTCAAGTTGATCATGCTTAATTagggcttttaatttttaaaaacttcttagGAGGGAGGGGAACTATGATggggcagaagggagaggaaggcttcctttcctttttgcaaCCACTTTGGGAGATCAAAATCAATTCCAGCTGCACTTTGTACAGATGGAAAGAAAGACTAAAGATCTGATTTTTAACACTAGTGACGGTTCTGCAGGGAAGCCTGCACAGATACCATTAAGGGGAGTGTGTgtgtaaaacaaaggaaaaactgaaatatactgactatttttttttttccactgctgctcCTGTTGTGTAATTAGCAAGAGTGTCTTTCTCAGAATCTCTTCTGGGTGGCAAGATTATCATACATATCTCATGTTTATTCCATCTCTTCCTTTATACTTTTATTACCTCAGGGTTGCTGTGATCTGTACAGCTTCTGTTGTACTGAGTGTGCTACCGATGGCACTAGAAAGCCTGTTTGGTTATAAGCAGTGCTGTGCTCCAGTACGAGTCAGCCGAAAGCCTTACAAAATTCAGTCGCTAGTCTCTGTCTTAAGCActggattttaaattttttttctgttaaagtttAAGGGAGGGATTTTTAAGAATGAACAAAGTGACAACCATAAATGAATAACAAGGCGAATGACTAATAACTAGCTAGGCTGCTGTCTGAATTACTTCTCGAAGAGTCGTGTTAGAATCAACCGTGAACTCGAGTAGTGGGCTTATCCTAGCAGAGACTCCTACCAGTTATTACGGTGGCTTGGTCGGGGTTCTGCAGTAGTAACCATGAATGCTGAACTCCTACAAGCAAGTTTTGTTTTCCATCCTTCTTCCATTCCGATTCTTCGTTTGGCCAGTCAGCTCTCTGGATGCTGTGTCTCTGTGGGAGTGTGCCTGCCATCTGTGTGTGCTGGTGATGCCTACAACTTCTGTGATCCATGAGTTAACCTGGCAAGGGCTATACTCAAAGTGCTTCAGGGCTGTGCATGGacactttctgtatttctagTATATAGTGCAGCAGTTCAAGTGTAACTACAGGGGAGTATTTATTCAAAGCACAATTGACTTGAACTTTCACAGATAAAGGACAGCTTCTGAACTGGCTCAAAGGTCATCGGTGTGCCTTCGATGCAGTCATGTGAGCAGAGGTAAAATGACTGTCACATCTCAGTCTTGCTGCCTGTCTTACTATCTCCACTTTATCAGACTCCTGCATTATAAAGCTGCTTGAAGTGAGATGTGTTTCTcttcatcttgattttttttttaagttttcatctgTGCCTATTGCCATAGGAGTTTGTGTGTTCGTATGGAGtgggagctgctgcagaaactgtTGGACAACCAGAGTGTTAACTGTAGAAAGCAGTGATCCTGATCTATGAGATCAGGAATGAAGGCTGTTTAAATTTCTGTGTTTAAGTAGCTATGGGTAGTAAACTAACTGTTTTCAGTTgttacagcaaatatttttttttttaaagaactgtttagTATTCACATATCGTGAGCAATCCTGTTAACATCAGAAGGACCTGAGCACTGGATATGCTTTGAAGGTGCATCAGAATAAAGAGGCATCTTGCAGCTTTCACAAGGACATTTGATCTGACTTAGAACAGCTCTATTAAAATGAAACAGGACATCAGATAGGCCACGTGACATGGTGGTACCATATGTTTCAGTTTTGAATGCTGGTACTAATCACTTATGTCTTGCAAAACcacttattttctctttatatctCTTGTAAGTTAACTTACAAAGCCAGAAGGGAGATCAGCCTCGTCCTTGGCGAAGAGAGTTGTGAACGAGTGGATTGTTTCAAGAATGGCTAGCACTTCCCTAGCCTCTCTTAAGCTGTTATGACAGACTGCTGGAAAAACTGTATGTGGAAGCACCTATGGAGAACTAGAGCATAGGGAAGAGGTTTCATCTCCTCATGGAGAGCAGTGTAGTGTAAAAAGCTGTTCTACTTCATGTTGCCTTCAAACCCAAGCTTCCTACAGTAATTCTTAGGagtgagggagaggaagaagagctcTTGTAAGAAACTGTAATAAACTCTCCTCTGTTCTCTGTGAGTTGTTTGTAATCTGCATCTTCTGCCTACTTTTGCTGTACCTTTCCAGAATTCTTTGCAATACTTGATATAGTAGAAATTCCTTAGTGATCCCATGGATTTTCTTAACTAAATGGTGCtgtgtggggggaaaaagattTGAGCTCTGCCTTATTATCCTACACTTGTATGAAGTCTCCTGCCACTAGTTTTCTGAAATGGAGTATTTTCTTTGGAATATGTGGCTTTGCAAGCAGATGCTTTCTATTCCTCCCCTGTACTCAAGGGGGCTGGATGGAGACACTAAGACAATAAAAGGAAGGTGACAGAATGCTGTGGTTCACTGTTCTTGCTGTCCCCACACAAACATCCTCCCATAAGGGTAGTTATGTAACTTCTGCAGTGTCTAAGGAGATTTAAGCCTTTTTGTAGCACTTATCTGTTTATTGTGTTTTAGTTTATTCAAAGAACACTTCAAAACTTCGCATGACATGGATTACACTACCGAAACAGTATTTAACACAGCTAACCAGCAAAGCATGCAACACTACCAGGCTGTGTCATAAATTGCACTCACACCCCAAGAGTTATCTGAATATGTTCAGTCTatacatttcttaaattatttgttCCAAATCGGTAGTTCTTCTGGAACTTAAGTTTCTTGTACTTAATGTGCCTTTAATACAATGGACATCTCTTGATAAAACAATCAGACAATCGTAAACAGGGAGGAGAATAGTATTCAGTAAGTcaacaccagaaaaaaatcaagaagataTGAATCAAGAGGACATCACACTTTAGAACTTGTACaataagaaaagactttttaaaggaaaaacctTGTAATGATTTTGGTGTCCTTTCAAGCATGTAAAAAATCAGCTTCATTCATCTGAATTTCAGCTCCGTATATCATTAAGGATGCATTAAGTCGTTTATGAATCTTGTATCTCTTTCAATGTGATAGTCTGCTTCTTGCAGCTGTACTCTGCTGAAGCTAGTGGGACATCCAGAATAGATCAATCCCTCTTCTGAGATACAGTCACAGCAGAGTGTACTTCTGCTTAATCTTTAATAGGCACTTTCCTTTGAGAGCCTTCCCCTTTGAGACAGAAGTAGAAGAGGGCCAGTCTCAAATACTTAAGTGGCAATACTGTAGCATCAGTGGTTGAAGGCATTGCAGACAGGGAAAAATAACTCATCCCCTAGCAACAGACATAGATTCAGTACAGGGGAAGGGTTACTTTggcaaaaggaatattttttccaaTGTAAAAGGCTCCATAAGCCCAGATGTTATTCCAGCAAGGTTTGGTCTTTTATGTAGTATTTACACAATCACTTACACCGTGATAATACTGAGTATCCTCTTGCAGTTTTCAGTCTAATTCATACAGAGGAGTCAACAGAGCAGGGATGTGTGCTCGCACGTTTGTAGTGCtcctattgttttttttttttagactatcTCACTCCATTCAGGATTCTTCTAAAAGATCAACTAAATCCATGTAGATGATGTGAAAGTGGCAGTTCATACAATCACTGGCTGTGCAGGTGAGTTTcagttaaattttcctttttaaggttTATTTAGGTATAAGATAGAAGCTTTGAAATAACAtccttttaggaaaaaatgcagtagTGTTGGCCTGTGTCTTTCAAGAAGCAAgttagaatgatttttttttcccccccctcttacTTTAAACAGGTTTAGTGCAAATTTCTTCACATACGTTCACCAAGGCGCTTTTATCATGTCCCTTGCTGTTCTATGATCAGAAGAGTAGCAATTATGATCAAATATTTCCCTGTAACAAAACAGGCCATCAGACTCCTAATGCTTCTTGTTTATGGTGATGTCCCAGCAGCCACATCTTGAAGGGTGTGCAATATTAAATTCCTGTTGCAGAAATAGCACTAGAATTCTTCATTACCATACGGTTTCACTAAATAAAGGTATAGTCAGGAGCTTGGATTCTGGCAGATTCATTGGAAGTAGTGCTTACAAAAATTCCTATGTGAAAATTGTAGTTAATGTTTATATATAATCTTTTACTGTCTCAAGTTTGTCAACTGAACATGAAAACACTATCATGAGATCATTCTCTCACAGAATAGAGCTGGCACAAATCTGAGTAACGTTGCAGTAAGAAAAACCTccaacagaggcagaaaaggtgcaGTACTGTTACTGCAGGAACAATGGCTGCCACAGTGGACAAACACTTACAGTGCCCGCATGTTctcagctttcttctgcttttcaagATCTCCTGCCTTGTTAAAGCAGAGTGATGTGAAAGAAGCGTGATTCcacagctgtttttcctttggctCTAACAGATTTGAACTTTGTGGGCCAGAAACAGAAGTATGTTCTGGAGTTCCTGATCAGAAACATTCTTATTTGTCCACAACTTAGGCATAACACATCATGCACAAATATGTTGTTTCTGAAAGCAAGGTATAAAACCACATTGGGTTAACATGTGTGCCCTGAAGGAGACTAGGCATGTAGCCCTCTGGGTAGTAAACAGAAGGTCagcatctgtttcttttcctcaatTCTAAAGAAAGGTACAATGAAGCAAGTGTCCTGCTAAACGCATAGGCAATCCCTTCTCATCTCTCCAAATGTTAAGGTACATAAAGCCAAAGCTAGCAAAACCTGTGTGAGAGAGGTTTTGTGGAAGCTTTGTGGGGAAAAAGCTTTATGCTGAGCCTGAAGATCCATGGCTAGGACCACAACACCAAGCTTAACAAAAAAcctagaacaacaacaacaaaaaaaccccaccttagTTTGTAGTGAATTATATTCTGTTGTTAATAGGGTCAGTGCAACAGAAAGGAAATCCCAGCATCCTAAAACGAGGGGAAGGGAACATTCCCAGGCTTGTAAAGCATGCAATGGTCAGAGTGCCTGGGTTAAGTAGTGCAATGCACTCTAACGAGACTGGATCTGCTCTGACTTAAGAACTTCTTTCTCCCCTTGCCAAAGTTCAGTGGTGATTTTTTGCTGGAGCAGCAGAAAAATCCTCAGTCAAGTTTGAAAGATGCTGTGCTCTTCAGAAGACTAAGCCAGCAAAAAGACTTGGTCTTACAGTAGTTCCATCATATAATAAACATTCCCTGCTTTTCCTGGAGAAGAACTACCTTCCTCACCACATGGATTTAGATACTGGGTAAGGATTGTGCTTTCTGTATTCCTTTACAGCAAGTTCCATAAAAATCATATTTCAGTCCTCTTTGAGGACAGGAAGGTGCACTTTGCATCGATGGGAGAGGACCAGTCAGTTCTACTTCAGCTTCAGACAGTGTTTCCTCTCACCGCTAGTATCTG containing:
- the DOLPP1 gene encoding dolichyldiphosphatase 1 — protein: MAAVGECSLPAPWRPVSLTHVEYPAGDFSGQLLAYLSLGPIFIIVGFVTLIIFKRELHTISFLGGLAFNEGVNWLIKNVIREPRPCEEAHSTVTTKYGMPSSHSQFMWFFSVYSFLFLYLRMHQTNNARFLDLLWRHVLSICLVTVALLVSYSRVYLLYHTWSQVLYGGVAGSIMAIAWFAFTQEILTPLFPRIAAWPISEFFLIRDTSLIPNILWFEYTVTRAEARNRQRKLGTKLQ